From the genome of Labeo rohita strain BAU-BD-2019 chromosome 12, IGBB_LRoh.1.0, whole genome shotgun sequence:
taattgttgaattttacaataaacttaaaacaattttttcgTTTGACGTTCATCTACTGATTACTGATGTCTATGGGGTCTCATgtgggagcccaatcacctctgagcttaagaagaaaaggccaatgaacattggcgagtggaatttgcatgcaaaGCCACTCCCCTGTACATACAAGTATATAAAATGGTGGCGTGCATCCACTCAGATTTCGGCTTCGGAGCCGATCGCTTCTGTTGTCAGCCTGAGCAAGATAAAAAGAATGTCATTTGTAAAGCTGTGGAGTTTCTCGACTGCGAGAGAACTTCACAAGCACTTTTGCAATTCAGCGAAGTCTGCCCTTGGGTGCACGCGGTGCTAAAGTCCTTCCCTGGGCAACCAGCTAAAAGAGCAAATTTTCCTCAGCTTGCATGGTCGTCAAGAGTCTGTCTTGTGAGATGACTTTTGGACCGTGTGCTTCTGAGTGCTGTAGTTTTCTGACTCCCAATGACGGTCTCACATACCTGGGCCGAAAACACACTGAGACAGCGTTCATGGATAGTTCATGCCCACACTGTGAGGGCATGTCCATGGCTGTGTTTAGGTCATGCCTCTTGTTCGTGACCTGAGGATCCGGAATCCTCAGGTCATCGTTTCAGACCATACGAAAGCCCAACTCCTCTACTCGCAGTCCTGTGGAGATGCTGAAGGATGGCACCGGTTCATCTCGTTTCTCTCCAGAGAAAGACAGGATGTCTATTGCTGCATCAGAGGAAGGGCTTACACCTGATGCAGCTAGTCGGAGGTTGATGCCATGCTCCTCCGGGAAGCTAAGAGCATTGGGCTGGTGATGCAGAAAGTGCCGTCCCAAAGTGCCATCCCCTAAGCGCTGGAGGATTGGTTTCTGGGCTCTGGACGCAACTTCCAGCTGTGTTCTGCCCCAGGGCCATTCTTTCTGGAGGAGCATAAAGAGCTCACTAAGATGTGGAAGGCACCTTTCACCATCCCTACACGTCCGGGCTCTTCCCTCCTTATTACCCTCGATGACGGGGCAGAGGGTTGATGCAGGAACTGCTTACGGCGACCGACTTCACCCTGCGGGCGACTAAAGTCACGGCATGGtcccttggtcaggtgatgtctGTGATGGTAATCCAGGAGTGGCATCTCTGGCTGAACCTGGCGCAAATGGCTGACGCCAACAAAGTTCACTTTCTCAGCACTCCCGTCTCCCAGGCCGGCCTCTTCGATGACAATGTCAAGgactttgcccagcagttctcaGCAGTACAGAAGCAGACAGAGgcaatttaacacatcttaCCCTGGCGTGAGTCCACCAAGCCGCCGGCCACCAGACTGCCCATCTCTGTCCCCGCCAGGCTGCCCATCTCTGCTCTGCTGCCACCAACACCGAAGGAGGCTACCTCTCAACAGGGATGTTGAGCTGGCTGTAGCAGAGCAGCGCAGCCCACTCCTTAGTGACCGGGACCTGGTTCGCTGACCTCATGCTCCTCGtgacagcccctccctggaagattcccctgaggaaggaccttctttctcaggggataggcacaatctggcacccaCGCCCCAATCTGTGGAACCTCCACGCTTGGCTTCTGGACGGGACCTGTCTGGCCTTCCCCAGACCATGATAGACACTATCACTCAGGCTAGGGCTCTCTTCACGAGGCAGGCCTATGCTCTGAAGTGAGGTTTATTCGTTGAATGGTGTTCCTCTTATCGAGAAGACCCCCAGAGATGTTTGGTCGGAGTGATGCTTTTCTTCCTGCAAGACAAGTTTAGGAGGCTGTCCCCCTTCACTTTGAAGGTGTACGTTGCTGCTATCACGGCGTATCACGATGCAGTGGATGGCCTGTCCTTTAGGAAAGCACCACCTGATCGTCAGGTTCCTGAGAGGTGCAAGGAGGCTAAATCTGCCTCGTCCACACCTCGTCCCATCTTCAGATCCCTTTGAGCCGCTTGATTCAGTTGAGCTAAAATGCTTAAGCCCTGCTGCTTAAGACATCGCTCCTGATCGCACTCACTTCCATCAAGAGGGTGAGAGACCTGTATGCATTCTCAGTCAACGAATCATGCCTTGAGTTTGGTCCAGCTGATTCTCACATGATCTTGAGACCCCGGCCAGGTTATGTgtccaaggttcccaccactccTTTTcgagatcaggtggtgaacctgcaaatGCTGCCCCCGGAGGAGGCAGAGCCAGTCTTAGCGTTGCTGTGTTTTGCTTTGCGCATTTACATAGAATGCACCCAGAGTTTCAGATGCTctgagcagctctttgtctgctttggaggtcagcagaagggaaatgctgtctccaaacagaggttggcccattgggtggtagatgccatcacCTTGGCGTACCAGTGCCAAGGTGAGCCGTGCCCCCTAGGAGTTACTCACTCCACCCAGAGTGTTGCCTCATCCTGGGCGTTGGCGCACGGTGCCTCTCTTgcagacatctgtagagctgTGGGCTGGGCAACACCTAACACCTTCACAAGGTTCTAGAACCTCCGCGTAGAACCTGTTTCCTGACGTGTGTTGGGTAACATCAGGTAATTTGCGGGAGGATGGCTCAGTTTTGGCTTGCAGCACCATTCCCTTATGGTCCTGTGCGCTTTCTTCCCGTTGTTCTCCCTTGGTGAACTCTGGGTCCTCCGTTGCCCTGCAGTCCGAACTAGGTGGAATAGTTTTCTACCGTCCTGGCAGGGGCATTCCTTAATCCACAGTTTTTTCCCACCGTGTTCCCCTtccaaagtttaaaaaaaaatacaaaaaattttcCACATGACTTTACATCCTGCCATTGTGCTCCGCCCCCCAACGGTTGCTTCAGAAATCTGACACCCCTGGTAGGCCCCTTATCTGGCTCTCAGGGCATTGGGATGGTTACATATTGagtctcattttttcctcaattACATAACGCAGTTCAAGGTTGTGGCGTTTTGCTCTCataaccctcattccctgaaggagggaaagGAGACGTTACGTCCCCTGTACCACAATCTTGAACTGCGCTGAATTGCCGGGATTAgtctcggctcctcagcacAAACCTGAgtgagtggatgcacgccgtCATCTTATATACCTTAcagtggcatgcaaattccactcgccaatgttcattggccttttcttcttAAGGTCAGgggtgattgggctcccaagtgTGACCCCAGAGACATCAGTCGACGTaacgtctctgttccctccttcagggaatgagggttacgagagtaacctagacgtttttcagcatttttgtgtatttgaaccctttccaacaatgactgtataattttaagatccatcttttcacaacgAGGACCACTGAGGGCATAAGCAACTATtccagaaggttcaaacactcactgatgctccagacagaaacactatgcattaagatccagcggtgtaaacttttgaataaaattaagatgtgtacatttttcttattttgcctaatatatatatatatatatatatgataactttatcatatatatatgatgactttatatatatatatatatatatatatataatttttttttctttctttttgaagctacagaagatacttacatgtttccgagaagacaaaataagttaaatttaccctaatcttcaaattccaaaagttttcactgtatatataattaacaaGGGTTCCACATATTGCATATTCAGGATATACGAATTCCCATTTTGTCCCAACTAACAGATACAATTCAAAGCGTCTTTGATAGTAGTCTCCTTCCAGATGCTGTGGATCTCTGAAGGCAAATGTAGAATCCAGGCACTGCCAATGTCTTTGAGTGGTATGACTCCAAGGCCCCCACCTGAGTGAGaaaattcatatataaatgCCATAAGCATAAATTCACAATGTAGGCTATTATTAAGCATTGATTTATAGTTCAAGGAACAGGACAACAGTGTTGGACAAGAATGTAACAGCTGATTCGATGGATTTATTTCCCCGTGCACCTCACTCCTACGCAGCGCAGTTTCAAAGTGAGAAAGCTGCTTGTATGTGAACTGTGAAGTGGGCTAATTTTGACATGCTTCAGAAATGTTATACGCTGCTTATACTGTCAAATCACACCTTAATCCAGACCTACAATAgcacacaaagaaaacattcctgaaatgtttatgTATTCTCTGCAAATGAGAACATGCCCTGATTTCTTTCTACTATCAGATGATGTATTGTATTGTAAGAATAAAGCCTTACCTAGTGCCATCAGTGTCTTCATCAATATCCtattttcttttcagaaaaGGGCATTTTGTAATCCATACTGATAAATGTGGTTAGTGTCGGATATTCCTGTAAAGGGAGTGTGTTGGCAAAAATCTGTCTAACATGACAAAGTTTTACTTTCTAAATGACAGTGTGATACTGAAGTTTCCTACCTCTGTCAAATGTGATCCTCAGGTATTTGCAAGTAGGAGTCATCAATGGTAACTGCAGAAATAGGACTGGTGCTTTAGATCAGCAGAATAATAATTCacttaaaataattcacaaaaaaataaaaaatataataaaaatctttcttttatttttcaaatataaacactACTGTTCATAAAGTTTTGATTggagaaaacattttatttttaaagtcacttatgctcaccaagactgaatttaatcaaaaatactgcACAAACAGTGgtattatgaaacatttttgcaatttaaaaatttttctattttaatatattttaaaatttattttttcagccaaagctgaattttcagcagtcattactctagtcttaaAGGTCAAACAATCATTCAGATATCATGCTGATCTGACACACAACAAACATGGGTTGCAGAGCTGCTTAAAAGaggtgcttaatatttttgtaaatactataatacagtacatttttctgctggtccttgaccagcaacgtGACccgctaaggaccagcataaaccagcataaaccagctaaggatcaGCTTAGACCAGCATCAAAACTtacccagcatcaaaacatacctaccagcatatgctgtttttttcacaaggGGTATTAGTACTTAAAGTGTACATATTCTAACCTAATAAGTCAAAAACTCATAAAAACTCTACAGCTTTTTTATACATAAGATTTTTGTGCTAATACTGTTGAAagacatacaaataaaatatgtgtaaatatatgcaaaaatacacaaaagaacaacaatttaaaaaaataaaataaaataaaaaagcagggAAATCGCTTTGACTTTGACCTGATTTCAtctatgtaattatataaaaatgaagcaATAAAACGAAAACCAGAAATGGTTTCAGTATACAGGTACTACAGTATACAGGTAAATGGTTACAGGTACTCTTGCTTGTTTACGTGTATTGGAGCACATCTTCATTATTGAAGGAATTTCCCTACAGTTTTGATTGCCTGAGATTTACAGCCGATGTACAGGAAAGGTACGGATTTAAAAATTGCAGTCAAAGGTCAACTGATGCAGAAGAGGTGGGATTCACTTGCCTAGTTAAATGAACAGATTCtggtatttgtgtgtttgagttATGGGTGCTTCGTGCTACTTCGTGAAGCTTCCAAACATtttcgaatcatttgattccaACCAGTGGCCACTGCCAAAGTCACGTGATTTCAGTAAACGAGGCTTTGTTACGTCACAACTGTTTTGAAATGACTTCGGAtcagttttataaatttgtagacattttaatgaaacatttgtttaaataaaataaaaaactagtCGTTAATAGTCTTTTTTTAGCCTGTTTAGATTAGCCcttataaaacaaacacaacaagctctgaaatgaataaaataacacatattATACTGACACTACATATTTAATGGTATttgttaattgcatttaatatattacactttcaataaaacattcGGAGTAGGCTTGTAAAAGCTGTTTTATGCACGTTCAGCTtgagtttttgttgcatttacagttttgaccagcaggcgtcaTCAGCGTGTGACGTTTCGACTGCTTCAGAGTAACCTAACCtcataaatgtaacttttaaaaatgtaatctattaAATTCTAagataatttataaaaaagagTATTCAGTCGATATTTaagcataaataaaaagaaacaatttagaaaagataaataaaaagaacacaAGAAGTTACTAAATTCGATTATAGTGACAAAATATTTAGATGTGCATGTATGTGTATTGGTACCAAAGTGGGCGTTGgtgtaaaatgaatttttgaaATCAAGCGTTCGAAATTTCATCTTACagtttaaggacttttattatGAATTGTCCTTTAGGATCTTTGTGTAGGTCACAGTCATTGGCTTCACGCTTTGGTTTCACGTTGCTGCATGCTGTGACATCTCTTCCCAGAGTATTTATTTGCTCCTAAATAATTGAGTTAACCGTGATTATACATAATATCTATGTTTTATTGTTCTTATTAAAACATGAACGATAATTTGTCAAGTTAGCTATAACGCCTGATCCAGCTTTCTAACCTTGACTAAATGCTGCAGTATTCGTAGGTTATAGAAATACATAAcgtttaaaacataaaatgttacgGAATATTTGTAGGTATCACAGGCAGTTTGGACAGGTTATTTGGCCATTTGCTTTTCCTCAAGCGCAGCATGTTCCTAGTTTATCAACACACCTACAACAGGCAAAATATGGCAGTGCCACAACAGGTAAGATCATTACAGAAAGGTATAAAAGACCTGCCTAATGAATTGATGCTTGATCTTTTGTTCTTTAAATCTTGTTttgcagaaagaaaaaaattctacgaGAATGTCTCAATATCTCAAGGTGAAGGTGAGCATGGTTTAGTGTTAATGTCCATATAGCAACACATCTgcaacttcaaaaatgaaacATGTATTTGACAAGAGAAAAGGTTATGTCTGTTTGAAAATGTGCTTTGTGTTGTCTACAGGGggtttgtttgaaataaatcttGACAAGCGAAAGCTGAAGACTCCAGGTGGAAAGCTGTTCACAGTGCCAAATGAAGCCCTTGCCATAGCTGTTGCAACAGAGTGGGACGTCCAGAAGGACACGCTGAAGTTTTACACCATGCACTTAGTAGGCCATCATGGTTAATTAAAGTTAGAGTTCTTACAATGTATACATTAACTGTATTATTTCCCAGCAGCATTTTTAAATTTGGATATAGATGCATTCAACATTGTCTGCATACATACAGCATACTATATAACAAATCTCAACTGCTTAATTGCTTATACAGTCACAAAATGTGAACTATATTatcatcagtgttgggaaggttactttggaaatgtaataggttacagattacaagttacttgatttaaaatgtaataagtagtgtaacttttcaattactttattaatgtaactaattactttttgattacttttctaattttctaatattttcaactgttaatcattttgaaacatttaaaccaggcagagttaaccttacagtagcactcaacagtGATTACTGTCGGGCTTTCAAAAttctttatcacttgaattaagattataataagtaagggataatatacatttttattttgcgataacaactggctgaacaGACATTACCTCACACAgatgcttgatagattattttgatgtttcgtgtcaaaattattagacacgaaacactgatctgagttgaaatatttcaacgcAAAGCTTCAATGaaaaatcagttgctagcaaacagcaagttcaaactagacattttagggatacagtgcagtcataccagttttcttacacaacattttaccacataaataattaagtagtagtactagtttgttagttatcttataatccattacagtgtacaagaaaaaaaaaaaaatggcagcagctgcgtttgtatgaaacaagagcaagtccatgataccaggatgacacaattaagaaattgttcacataatattaaatgaagctttaatattttattagctaaccaaacgcaaagcttccaccaagaaaaatgaTCAAGCGTGCTATTTCACTggcttaagttgccccgaatgagcctgagctgtgtaataatgtaatttaaagcatttttttatgccttttattgtgataggacagtagagagttGACAGGAAAGAGCTTTGAGAGGACCTccagacgggaatcgaactcgggtcaacGTGAGCGCacttgcgctatatgtcataacaaaatcataacataaataacatcataaaaagaaatagtttaatagctatgatactgggtttgaaatcaaatgtttgcatagttatgacagaaaacactagcatgtAACagtgccttggaaaaaacaatcttaaaaaataaagtttatgcataaacccaaataggaaataaaacagttatcgaataagcatgtgtcctactctgtgtcctaaactcctgaaacattggtgtctcattttagagcagtcgatgcaatttatgaaagaagtcaattaaatctgtaaattcagatgtaatcccctttgtaattactggcatttttcaaaagtaactgtaatgtaattacacattttttctcagtaactgtaactaattacaatcatatttattttgtaattaaattacgtaattccattacatgtaactagttaatccccaacactgattatcaTCCAGCTCTAATCTGCTTAATGTGACAACAAGGCATGAAAatagttatatattataaacattaacacCATGgattaatgtataaaaatgacatgaTTTGTCTCAAATTGTACATATGctaatatgacttttttcctgtCCATACAGACCACCCTTTGCAACACAGCGCTTGATAATCCAACGCAAAGGACGAAGGAACACATGATCTCAGCAGCTCTAAAGTTTTTGGAGACTGACACAATCTGGTATTTTGAGGCTCACTTAAATGgcatttaattaattcaacCAATATTTGTATAACATTATTGTGTTATGTAATTGCAGGTAAACAGTAatctttttataatttcataatcAGATGCCTTTGTTGTAGTTACAGAGTAGAAGAGCCTCCAGCTCTTGTGGAACTTCAGAGAAATGAATGGGACCCTGTAATGAACTGGATAGAACAAAGGTAATTTTTTCTAGATTATGGAACAGGGCTCGAAATGAACtttttacttggtagcactggtgcttccaacttcaaaaagttAGGAGCAGCAAATGAATATTAAGGAGCACCACAACTGCCAATTGAGCAGAACAGCCAGCACTCGGCCCGGCATTTCTTTTTAGTAATGCCCTGATCTTGATTCTTCATGGCCGTTTCTGATTGCCGATGTTTTTACAAGCAAATGGGCTGATTCTGAAAGCCTttgttcaatatttattttaggccTTAAGCAGGGacaagaatgaatgaaaatatgagtacatgaataagatgtttattttctctattaCATGTAGAGCAATTGAAATTAGCggcaaccactgcatttttaaacaatctacagtataaataaaaaaaataaacagcacaTTTCTTTCTTAGTGGTATTAAGTGCAaagaataaatgcagccataatCAAAGTAGACTACTCTCTCAAtattcaaagtgcaaatagagaccgaatttttcaagcatgatacagagctatagacaactacacaacctattatagcCTACAGCTATaagttatgtagcctaatttgcccACATCAGGGcgtcgctctctaaacgtgaGAGATACTCTATACCAGAGGTCACCAGACCTGGTCCTGAAGGGCCAGTGTCCccgcagagtttagctccaaccctaatcagacacacctgaaccagctaatcaaggtcttactaggtatacttgaaacttccaggcaggtgtgttgaggaaagttggaggtaagctctgcaggacaccggccacaaagaacaagtttggtgacccctgctctatactgaattatcaactaagatcagatgttatgatagtgtttggttcaatgtacagtactgtgcaaaagttttaggccactagtattttcaccagctaaaaaatgatttaaagtaagttatttctatcttttgctgtagtgtgtcagtaaaaaaaatcggtttacatttccaaacattctgtttgccattagttgtaataatctagtgagatttttgtttgcacaaggagtctgacaacagccagtgctccacactgatctaatctcatcatcatccggtcttcctggaatgacgtgaagacacagaacaaactgaaattttgcgcaagtgcacctagggcaaaagctgctgtaaacgcgaagaatggtcgcaccaactgttgatttcatttagttaatagaaggtaattgataaagaaaatctatttatgacagcatcctcattttacagcatttttacacaagtgcctaaaacttttaacagtgctgcagctttgcaggtaggtttcttaaagcatcctggagactttgtcacagttcttctggatttagtctgtctgagtttgttctgtttcttcatgtcattccagacagactggatgatgatgagatcagatctctgtgcagagccctcgctgttgtcagactgcttgtgcaaacaaaaatctcactggattattacgattaatggcaaaatgaatgtttggagatgtaatctgatatttcctactgacacactacagcaaaagaccgactttaactgactttaaaccattttttagctgatgaaaatactagtggcctaattTGTGGAAAACGACACATTTTTTCCAAGACGTTCCCAACTCTGACCTTaaaccagttctgtagaatggcccatatagccacaaaataaat
Proteins encoded in this window:
- the atpaf2 gene encoding ATP synthase mitochondrial F1 complex assembly factor 2, translating into MLRNICRYHRQFGQVIWPFAFPQAQHVPSLSTHLQQAKYGSATTERKKFYENVSISQGEGGLFEINLDKRKLKTPGGKLFTVPNEALAIAVATEWDVQKDTLKFYTMHLTTLCNTALDNPTQRTKEHMISAALKFLETDTICYRVEEPPALVELQRNEWDPVMNWIEQRYNVIIGSSASIMGPQIPEETKETFCQHLNSYNVWSLTGLEYVITQLKSLILSFGLIDRHLSVEQAVLLSRLEEEYQIQRWGNVEWVHDYDMYELRARTAAGAMFVHLSSESTAVKKKILQD